A single Manduca sexta isolate Smith_Timp_Sample1 chromosome 11, JHU_Msex_v1.0, whole genome shotgun sequence DNA region contains:
- the LOC115444303 gene encoding connectin, whose translation MRAQRVPATLLLLLFAIEALDANRRKQKEKVPPTTNICDISDRDSKVHCYCEYGQEINEAVKTECWVFNGGIEKTDPLWSSFISQSNIEMLAFNVRADGGLDFVPAKVFRYLRKIKQFSIKYSSIRNIDSYTFVNVTSVQEMTLTKNQIAQLGRHSFYNLPNLTALTLDENRIGELVTETFYDLPSLQKLYLTSNNISVIQDGAFKHLVNLADLELDRNNISELKKECFDGLANLKRLDLRRNKLTVLNSFTFTELWNLQTLLLDYNEIHILAQRTFDGLSQLRKLSLSHNKLVNLAGGLFEGVRGLSALDLRHNKLKRFTFDNLRPIYDNLKNQNSYIYLEGNDFACDCHLAWMHKLRHEAKSMKVRTSLENFICKFSGEPSLNSHFAYYERSVIGSNNLYEADDKSQIKDYSDNPDDFIQDETDDTYVDEAKSVKGENERTLLQIPVETLPCPQDVKSVTDRTYTYPSQNEAKDYRNLIQTSLTTTLYLNIAMLTMPLTLIYRTIQL comes from the exons ATGCGGGCGCAGAGGGTACCCGCTACCTTGCTACTGTTGCTATTTGCAATAGAAGCCCTGGACGCAAACAGGAGGAAGCAAAAGGAAAAGGTACCACCAACAACAAACATATGCGATATAAGCGACAGAGATTCAAAAGTCCATTGCTACTGCGAGTACGGGCAAGAAATAAACGAAGCAGTGAAAACAGAATGTTGGGTCTTCAACGGAGGCATCGAGAAAACAGACCCGCTGTGGTCAAGTTTTATATCCCAATCAAATATAGAAATGCTCGCCTTTAACGTCCGAGCAGACGGCGGCCTCGACTTCGTCCCAGCAAAAGTTTTCAGATATCTCCGAAAGATAAAACAATTCAGCATAAAGTACAGTTCGATTCGTAATATAGACAGTTACACATTCGTGAACGTGACATCGGTACAGGAGATGACTTTGACCAAGAACCAGATAGCGCAACTGGGCAGACATTCGTTTTACAACTTACCGAACTTGACCGCCCTCACGTTAGATGAAAACAGAATAGGCGAGCTCGTGACCGAAACGTTTTACGACCTACCCTCTCTGCAAAAGCTGTATCTAACTAGTAATAACATAAGCGTTATACAAGACGGGGCCTTCAAACATCTTGTTAACTTAGCCGACCTGGAACTCGACAGGAATAATATAAGCGAACTGAAAAAGGAGTGCTTTGACGGGCTCGCTAATCTTAAACGGTTAGACCTGAGGAGAAACAAATTAACCGTGCTTAACTCTTTTACTTTTACTGAGTTATGGAACCTACAGACATTGTTGTTAGATTACAATGAAATTCATATATTGGCTCAAAGGACATTTGATGGACTATCTCAATTACGGAAGTTAAGTTTAAGCCACAACAAACTTGTTAATCTCGCTGGCGGGCTGTTCGAAGGTGTTAGAGGATTATCAGCTTTGGATTTGAGACATAATAAGTTAAAAAGATTCACTTTCGACAACTTGCGGCCCATATATGATAATTTGAAGAATCAAAACAGTTACATCTACTTGGAAG GGAACGATTTCGCCTGCGACTGTCACCTCGCATGGATGCATAAGCTCCGTCACGAAGCGAAAAGCATGAAAGTGCGAACGTCTTTAGAAAATTTCATTTGCAAATTCAGCGGTGAGCCATCCTTAAATTCACACTTTGCTTACTACGAAAGGAGCGTCATCGGCTCAAACAATTTGTACGAAGCCGACGACAAAAGtcaaataaaagattactcGGATAATCCGGATGATTTTATACAAGATGAAACGGATGATACTTACGTTGATGAAGCTAAATCTGTTAAGGGGGAGAACGAGCGGACGCTGCTTCAGATACCCGTGGAGACGCTTCCGTGCCCTCAAGACGTGAAGAGTGTTACGGATCGCACTTACACGTACCCATCTCAGAACGAAGCGAAAGACTACAGAAATCTAATACAAACATCACTAACAACAACATTATACTTGAACATCGCAATGCTCACAATGCCACTCACTTTAATTTATCGGACCATTCAACTGTAA